From Cellulophaga lytica DSM 7489, a single genomic window includes:
- a CDS encoding acyl-ACP desaturase → MSAHNIRLEVMKAIEDKVEGFIDSYLVPIEKIWQPTDFLPDSQSDNFFNEVEQIREEAKELGYDFWVTLVADTITEEALPTYESWLMDVEGVDQHDGPENGWAKWVRNWTAEENRHGDVLNKYLYLSGRVNMREVEITTQHLIADGFDIGTDRDPYKNFVYTSFQELATNISHKRVGQMAKKKGNTLLGKMCNIIAGDEMRHHLAYREFVKVIMDQDPNGMILAFADMMKRKIVMPAHFLRESGGSIGTAFETFSNCAQRLGVYTAQDYIEILSKLNGYWDIENLRGLNDSAEKARDYLTKLPSRLQRISDRMKIDEDQYHFKWVQANGML, encoded by the coding sequence ATGTCTGCACACAACATAAGATTAGAGGTAATGAAAGCCATTGAGGACAAAGTAGAAGGTTTTATAGACAGCTACTTAGTTCCTATTGAAAAAATATGGCAGCCAACAGATTTTTTACCAGACTCTCAGAGCGATAACTTTTTTAATGAGGTAGAGCAAATTAGAGAAGAGGCCAAAGAATTAGGATATGATTTTTGGGTTACTTTAGTGGCAGACACTATTACTGAAGAGGCATTACCAACCTATGAGTCTTGGTTAATGGATGTAGAAGGTGTAGACCAACATGATGGTCCTGAAAATGGATGGGCTAAATGGGTTAGAAACTGGACAGCAGAAGAAAACAGACACGGAGATGTGTTAAACAAATATTTATACTTATCTGGTAGAGTGAATATGCGAGAGGTTGAAATTACTACGCAGCATTTAATTGCAGATGGTTTTGATATTGGAACGGATAGAGATCCGTATAAAAACTTTGTTTATACTTCTTTTCAAGAATTGGCTACCAACATATCTCATAAAAGAGTTGGGCAAATGGCTAAGAAAAAAGGAAATACTTTACTAGGTAAAATGTGTAATATTATTGCTGGTGATGAAATGCGTCATCACTTAGCATACAGAGAGTTTGTTAAAGTAATTATGGATCAAGACCCTAACGGAATGATTTTAGCTTTTGCAGATATGATGAAGCGTAAAATTGTTATGCCAGCACACTTTTTGCGCGAGTCTGGCGGTAGCATAGGTACTGCTTTTGAAACTTTTAGTAATTGTGCACAAAGGTTAGGAGTATATACAGCTCAGGATTATATAGAAATTCTTAGCAAGCTTAACGGTTATTGGGATATTGAAAATTTAAGAGGTTTAAATGATTCTGCAGAAAAAGCAAGAGATTATTTAACTAAATTACCATCTAGATTACAACGTATATCAGACCGTATGAAAATTGATGAAGACCAATACCACTTTAAATGGGTACAGGCAAATGGTATGCTTTAA
- a CDS encoding metallophosphoesterase family protein: MRKLVIGDIHSGLKALEQLLQKAAVTTNDHLIFLGDYVDGWSDAVETINYLIALNKTHNCTFIRGNHDELCLNWLKTDEHNDTWVLHGGQATQTSYLGIDNATKKEHIAFLENLENYYLDEENRLFLHAGFTNLKGVDFEYFEKTFYWDRTLWELALAVDRALAKEDKKYPPRLLKYNEIYIGHTPVTRIGKTVPQNAANVYNIDTGAAFKGPLSMLNVDTKEVWQSDPVTTFYPTEKGRN, translated from the coding sequence ATGAGAAAATTAGTAATAGGAGACATACACTCAGGCTTAAAAGCATTAGAACAGTTGTTGCAAAAAGCAGCTGTAACTACAAACGATCATCTTATCTTTTTAGGTGATTATGTAGATGGGTGGAGTGATGCCGTAGAAACAATTAATTATTTAATAGCGTTAAATAAAACGCATAACTGTACTTTTATTAGAGGTAATCATGATGAGCTTTGTCTTAATTGGTTAAAAACAGATGAGCATAATGATACTTGGGTTTTACACGGCGGGCAAGCTACACAAACCTCTTACTTGGGTATTGATAATGCTACAAAAAAAGAACATATAGCTTTTTTAGAAAATCTAGAAAACTATTATTTAGATGAAGAAAACAGGCTTTTTTTACATGCAGGTTTTACCAATTTAAAGGGTGTAGATTTTGAGTATTTTGAAAAAACTTTTTATTGGGATAGAACATTGTGGGAGCTTGCCTTAGCAGTAGATCGTGCCTTAGCAAAGGAAGATAAAAAATACCCGCCCCGCTTATTAAAATATAACGAAATATATATAGGGCACACACCTGTTACACGCATAGGAAAAACAGTGCCGCAAAATGCTGCAAATGTTTATAATATAGATACAGGTGCTGCTTTTAAAGGACCTTTATCTATGTTAAATGTAGATACAAAAGAGGTGTGGCAAAGCGACCCTGTTACAACTTTTTATCCTACAGAAAAAGGAAGGAATTAA
- a CDS encoding SPFH domain-containing protein produces MGIFDEIKKKLSHEFIDIIEWLDNTDDTIVHRFERYQNEIKNNAKLIVREGQVAVFVNEGQLADVFNPGTYTLNTQNLPILTTLKGWKYGFNSPFKAEVYFVNTRLFTDEKWGTKNPIMLSDARFGLTEIRAFGTYSFRIEDAGKFVVDVVGTDGNFTNYEVNEHLKSLIVTRFTDTVGEANLPIELYAANTTELSDTCQEVMKPEFSRIGIELEKFYIENVSMPEELKKEIFEYSRLDKLDLNKLTQFKTAKAIEAAAKNDGGTAGAGMGMGMGFVMAQQMGGMMNPQMMQQQPAVQPQGAAVPPPMPTQVQYFYAANGQQMGPVTFDKLKELFANRTINKDSLVWKQGMANWSALQNVEELKVFLGGNTPPPLPTV; encoded by the coding sequence ATGGGAATATTTGATGAAATTAAAAAGAAATTAAGTCACGAATTTATAGATATAATAGAATGGTTAGATAATACTGACGATACTATTGTACACCGTTTTGAGCGTTACCAAAACGAAATTAAAAATAACGCAAAACTAATTGTTAGAGAAGGACAAGTTGCAGTATTTGTAAATGAAGGGCAACTAGCAGATGTTTTTAATCCAGGGACATATACTTTAAACACTCAAAACTTACCAATTTTAACCACTTTAAAAGGTTGGAAATATGGTTTTAATAGTCCGTTTAAAGCAGAGGTTTATTTTGTAAACACACGCTTATTTACAGATGAAAAATGGGGTACTAAAAACCCAATTATGCTTAGTGATGCACGCTTTGGGTTAACAGAAATTAGAGCATTTGGTACGTATAGTTTTAGAATAGAAGATGCAGGTAAATTTGTAGTAGATGTTGTAGGTACAGATGGTAATTTCACAAACTATGAAGTTAATGAACACCTTAAAAGCTTAATAGTTACACGTTTTACAGATACTGTTGGTGAGGCTAATTTGCCAATAGAACTATATGCAGCTAATACAACAGAATTGTCTGACACTTGCCAAGAGGTAATGAAGCCAGAGTTTAGTCGTATTGGTATAGAATTAGAGAAATTCTACATAGAAAATGTGTCTATGCCAGAAGAGCTTAAAAAAGAAATTTTTGAGTACAGTAGGTTGGATAAGTTAGATTTAAATAAATTAACCCAATTTAAAACAGCAAAAGCAATTGAAGCAGCTGCCAAAAATGATGGTGGTACAGCAGGTGCTGGTATGGGAATGGGAATGGGCTTTGTAATGGCGCAACAAATGGGCGGAATGATGAATCCGCAAATGATGCAACAACAGCCAGCAGTACAGCCACAAGGAGCGGCCGTGCCTCCGCCAATGCCAACACAAGTACAGTATTTTTATGCTGCAAATGGTCAACAAATGGGTCCTGTTACTTTTGATAAGCTAAAAGAGCTTTTTGCAAACAGAACTATTAATAAAGATTCATTAGTTTGGAAACAAGGAATGGCAAATTGGTCTGCTTTGCAAAACGTAGAAGAATTAAAAGTGTTTTTAGGCGGTAACACACCACCACCTTTACCAACAGTATAA
- a CDS encoding ATP-binding protein, whose amino-acid sequence MINKRLLVKNLLAHNDENSFYDKKRFIDIGQKEGKAKFLKHVCALANSNPHNNSFIVIGVEDEDNTIVGVDFFDDSKIQNLVNAYLDNPPLISYENIPFPQLPEGKVVGLVTIKSNGKVCALRKNIWKYYGGSVFFREGSISLPKAYNVELKDINSAAVATIEKHAKNNIELTLDGVIDFINNRHKDLTSNYKVFKEQFVVCWAGNQKKIKDQTFYSRVDIELINEQVKLFYSNLDEITIAFNDDSFTTTEYVQLGLGKQQKYYPFEKVILNFNDNGKYFIQSTLIFNPPQYNKKSLHHIFNATNTLVDKLEKQQQLTKQEEADLQQLPDIYLICFLNDFPDAFLQMERAKPLIKKHNKNVYMSLKEAFRILRKVKYN is encoded by the coding sequence ATGATTAATAAGCGACTTTTAGTTAAAAACCTTCTGGCTCATAATGACGAGAATAGTTTTTATGACAAAAAGCGCTTTATAGATATTGGTCAAAAAGAAGGCAAAGCAAAATTTTTAAAGCACGTATGCGCTTTAGCAAATAGTAATCCTCACAACAATTCATTTATTGTAATTGGCGTAGAAGATGAAGATAACACAATAGTTGGTGTAGATTTTTTTGATGATAGTAAAATACAAAATTTAGTAAATGCGTATTTAGATAATCCTCCTTTAATTTCTTATGAAAACATACCGTTTCCTCAGCTTCCAGAAGGTAAAGTGGTGGGTTTAGTAACCATAAAATCTAACGGTAAAGTATGTGCGCTGCGTAAAAATATTTGGAAATATTACGGTGGCTCTGTATTTTTTAGAGAGGGTAGTATAAGCTTGCCAAAAGCGTACAATGTAGAACTAAAAGATATTAATTCTGCAGCAGTTGCAACTATAGAAAAACACGCCAAAAATAATATAGAACTTACTTTAGATGGTGTTATAGACTTTATAAACAACCGTCATAAAGACCTAACAAGTAATTATAAAGTTTTTAAAGAACAGTTTGTGGTTTGTTGGGCCGGAAATCAAAAAAAAATAAAAGACCAAACATTCTATTCCAGGGTAGATATAGAATTAATTAACGAGCAAGTAAAACTGTTTTATTCTAATTTAGATGAAATAACAATAGCCTTTAATGACGATTCTTTTACCACTACAGAGTATGTGCAATTGGGTTTGGGTAAGCAACAAAAGTATTATCCGTTTGAAAAAGTAATTTTAAATTTTAATGATAACGGAAAGTATTTTATACAAAGTACTTTAATATTTAATCCGCCACAATACAATAAAAAATCATTGCATCATATTTTTAATGCAACCAATACTTTAGTAGATAAGTTAGAAAAGCAACAACAGCTAACAAAACAAGAAGAAGCAGATTTGCAACAGTTGCCAGACATTTATTTAATTTGTTTTTTAAATGATTTTCCTGATGCATTTTTACAAATGGAAAGAGCAAAACCATTAATAAAAAAACACAATAAAAATGTGTATATGTCTTTAAAAGAGGCTTTTAGAATTTTAAGAAAAGTAAAGTATAATTAA
- a CDS encoding SDR family NAD(P)-dependent oxidoreductase codes for MNKNKIALITGATSGIGMATAKLFAQNNINLVLCGRRQERLDTLKRELEKEVAVHTLTFDVRNKTTVLAQIESLPNNFKDIDILINNAGNAHGLEPIQDGSLEDWDAMLDINVKGLLYVSKAVIPNMIAKKSGHIINIGSTAGKEVYPKGNVYCASKHAVDAINQGMRIDLNPYNIKIGAVNPGMVETEFSEVRFKGNTEKAAKVYQGFKPLQPEDIADIIHFVVTRPYHVNIADLVVMSTAQASSTIVNKN; via the coding sequence ATGAATAAAAATAAAATTGCATTAATTACTGGCGCTACAAGTGGTATTGGTATGGCAACGGCCAAATTATTTGCTCAAAATAATATAAACTTAGTGCTATGCGGACGCAGACAAGAGCGTTTAGATACGCTTAAAAGGGAGTTAGAGAAAGAAGTTGCTGTGCACACTTTAACTTTTGATGTACGCAACAAAACAACTGTTTTAGCACAAATAGAGAGTTTGCCAAACAATTTTAAAGATATTGATATTCTTATTAATAATGCAGGTAACGCACACGGTTTAGAGCCTATACAAGATGGAAGTTTAGAGGACTGGGACGCAATGCTAGATATTAATGTTAAAGGGTTGTTATATGTTTCTAAAGCTGTAATTCCTAATATGATAGCTAAAAAGTCTGGGCACATTATAAATATTGGTTCTACAGCTGGTAAAGAGGTATACCCAAAAGGCAACGTGTATTGTGCTAGTAAGCACGCTGTAGATGCCATAAATCAAGGAATGCGTATAGATTTAAATCCGTATAATATTAAAATTGGTGCTGTAAATCCAGGAATGGTAGAAACCGAATTTAGTGAAGTAAGGTTTAAGGGAAATACAGAAAAAGCGGCAAAAGTTTACCAAGGCTTTAAACCATTACAACCCGAAGATATTGCAGATATAATACATTTTGTTGTAACCAGGCCATACCATGTAAATATTGCAGATTTGGTGGTAATGAGTACAGCACAAGCAAGTAGTACAATTGTAAATAAAAACTGA
- a CDS encoding aldo/keto reductase yields the protein MKITQNYSRIIAGTMTWGSWGKNLSTAEIDKLIHHCLNVGITTFDHADIYGGYTNEAMFGAAFANSGVSRENLQLITKCGIQYVCDAREAKIGHYQYNKEYIIESVHQSLKNLKTDYIDFLLLHRPSPLMHPLEISEAIYQLKSQGKIIDFGVSNFTPSQIQMIETVVPVAGNQVEFSLTQNTVMYDGTLDDCITNKRMAMAWSSLGSYFKETNEQTKRIKDSLNQLTKKYNATEDQLLLAWVLKHPANVHPVVGTATPERIAASVNALDIKLELEDWFVLLKASQGHPVP from the coding sequence ATGAAGATAACGCAAAATTACTCGAGAATTATAGCTGGTACAATGACCTGGGGAAGCTGGGGGAAAAACTTATCTACAGCAGAAATAGATAAGCTAATACACCATTGTTTAAATGTTGGCATAACAACTTTTGACCACGCAGATATTTACGGTGGCTATACAAATGAGGCTATGTTTGGTGCTGCATTTGCAAACAGCGGAGTTTCTAGAGAAAATTTACAGCTTATTACCAAATGTGGTATACAATATGTTTGTGATGCTAGAGAGGCTAAAATTGGACATTACCAATACAACAAGGAATATATTATTGAGTCGGTTCATCAATCTTTAAAAAATTTAAAAACAGATTATATAGATTTTTTATTGCTTCATAGGCCAAGTCCATTAATGCATCCTTTAGAAATATCTGAGGCTATTTATCAGCTTAAAAGCCAGGGTAAAATAATAGATTTTGGAGTCTCTAATTTTACACCTTCGCAAATACAAATGATTGAGACTGTGGTTCCTGTTGCTGGTAATCAGGTAGAGTTTTCATTAACCCAAAACACTGTTATGTATGACGGTACTTTAGATGACTGTATTACAAATAAAAGAATGGCAATGGCTTGGAGTTCTTTAGGGTCTTATTTTAAGGAGACAAATGAGCAAACTAAACGTATTAAGGATAGTTTAAACCAACTTACTAAAAAATACAATGCAACCGAAGATCAGTTGTTGTTGGCTTGGGTTTTAAAACACCCTGCTAACGTGCATCCTGTGGTTGGTACTGCTACTCCAGAACGTATAGCGGCATCTGTTAACGCTTTAGATATTAAGTTAGAATTAGAAGATTGGTTTGTGTTGTTAAAAGCTAGTCAGGGGCATCCTGTTCCTTAA
- a CDS encoding AAA family ATPase — MEENTTVDISAVNEKIAQESAFIDLLMLEMNKVIVGQKHMVERLLIGLLGRGHILLEGVPGLAKTLAINTLSKAVRGDFSRIQFTPDLLPADVVGTMIYNIKENDFSIKKGPIFANFVLADEINRAPAKVQSALLEAMQEKQVTIGDETFVLEKPFLVMATQNPVEQEGTYPLPEAQVDRFMLKTVIDYPKINEEQLIMRQNLKGSYDEVKPVVTVQQILNAQKAVKEVYMDEKIEKYILDIIFATRYPEKYNLENLKPLISFGASPRGSINLATAAKCYAFIKRRGYVIPEDVRAIVHDVLRHRIGITYEAEAENITSEEIINKIVNEVEVP; from the coding sequence ATGGAAGAAAATACTACAGTAGATATTAGTGCGGTTAACGAGAAAATTGCTCAAGAAAGTGCTTTTATAGATCTACTAATGCTAGAGATGAACAAAGTAATTGTGGGTCAGAAGCATATGGTAGAACGCCTACTAATTGGATTACTAGGACGAGGACACATATTATTAGAGGGTGTGCCAGGACTAGCTAAAACATTAGCAATTAACACTTTATCTAAAGCAGTCCGCGGTGACTTTAGCAGAATACAGTTTACACCAGATTTATTGCCTGCAGATGTTGTAGGTACAATGATATACAATATTAAAGAGAACGATTTCTCTATTAAAAAAGGACCAATATTTGCAAACTTTGTTTTGGCAGATGAGATTAACAGAGCCCCTGCAAAAGTTCAGTCGGCTTTGTTAGAAGCAATGCAAGAAAAACAAGTTACTATTGGTGATGAAACTTTTGTTTTAGAAAAACCTTTTTTAGTAATGGCTACACAAAACCCTGTTGAGCAAGAAGGTACGTACCCACTGCCAGAGGCACAAGTAGACCGTTTTATGTTAAAAACAGTAATTGACTATCCTAAAATTAATGAGGAGCAGTTAATTATGCGTCAAAACTTAAAAGGTTCTTATGATGAGGTTAAACCTGTGGTTACTGTACAGCAAATATTAAATGCACAAAAAGCTGTAAAGGAAGTATATATGGATGAAAAGATTGAAAAATATATCTTAGACATCATATTTGCCACACGTTACCCAGAAAAATACAATCTAGAAAATTTAAAACCACTTATAAGTTTTGGAGCATCTCCTCGTGGTAGTATAAACTTAGCTACAGCAGCTAAATGTTATGCTTTTATTAAACGTAGAGGGTATGTTATTCCTGAAGATGTTAGAGCCATTGTACATGATGTGTTAAGACATAGAATTGGAATAACTTATGAGGCTGAAGCAGAAAACATTACTTCTGAAGAAATAATTAACAAGATTGTAAACGAAGTAGAAGTGCCTTAA
- a CDS encoding DUF58 domain-containing protein translates to MDTKELLKKVRKIEIKTRRLSNHIFGGEYHSTFKGRGMTFSEVRQYQFGDDVRAIDWNVTARYNEPYIKVFEEERELTMMLMVDVSGSENFGTTNQFKKDIITEISATLAFSALQNNDKVGLILFSDEVELFIPPKKGKSHALRIIRELLEFTPKSTKTNLSEALKYLTNVMKKKAIVFVLSDFITDDYLQTLRITGKKHDVTGIRIFDEREETIPNIGMVQMQDAETGAIKLINTQSKKVRLAYGKYYQDKVTYFKETFTKSGCGTLSCRVDESYVKKLLGYFKRRG, encoded by the coding sequence ATGGATACTAAAGAATTACTTAAAAAAGTACGAAAAATTGAGATAAAAACTAGACGTCTCTCTAACCACATATTTGGCGGAGAGTACCATTCTACGTTTAAAGGACGTGGTATGACGTTTAGTGAGGTGCGCCAATACCAATTTGGCGATGATGTACGTGCTATAGACTGGAACGTTACCGCACGTTATAACGAACCTTACATTAAAGTTTTTGAGGAAGAAAGAGAACTTACAATGATGCTTATGGTAGATGTAAGTGGCTCTGAAAACTTTGGCACAACCAATCAGTTTAAGAAAGATATTATTACAGAAATATCTGCTACACTTGCTTTTTCTGCTCTTCAAAACAATGACAAAGTTGGTTTAATTTTATTTTCTGATGAAGTAGAGCTTTTTATTCCTCCAAAAAAAGGAAAAAGTCACGCATTGCGCATTATTAGAGAGCTGTTAGAATTTACACCAAAAAGCACTAAAACAAACTTATCTGAAGCCCTAAAGTATTTAACCAATGTAATGAAAAAGAAAGCCATAGTATTTGTGCTGTCTGATTTTATTACTGATGATTATTTACAAACGTTACGCATTACTGGTAAAAAACATGATGTTACAGGCATACGTATTTTTGATGAAAGAGAAGAAACTATACCAAACATAGGTATGGTACAAATGCAAGATGCAGAAACTGGCGCCATAAAACTTATAAACACACAATCTAAAAAAGTAAGATTAGCTTATGGTAAGTACTACCAAGATAAAGTAACTTACTTTAAAGAAACATTTACAAAATCGGGCTGCGGAACACTAAGCTGTAGGGTAGACGAGAGTTATGTTAAAAAGCTATTAGGCTATTTTAAGCGAAGAGGATAA
- a CDS encoding vWA domain-containing protein, which produces MLENITFANPQLFWLLLLLPLAVLWYFFKHKEETAALKISSTQGFTDTSILSKLKPILFVLRLLAMAAIITALARPQTKDVSTRTKTTKGIDIVMAIDVSSSMLARDLKPDRLTALKKVAADFIKKRPNDRIGLVAYAAESYTKTPITSDKSIVLSSLRQITHGQLEDGTAIGMGLATAVNRLKDSKSKSKVIILLTDGVNNSGFIEPKTAADLAVEYKIKTYTIGLGTNGNALTPIAFNPDRTYRYGMRQVEIDEKLLEEIATVTGGQYFRATDNEKLSAIYNEINKLEKTDIEEIKYTNFEEKFRPLILLAGILLLLEWIMRNTLFRSFI; this is translated from the coding sequence ATGTTAGAGAATATCACTTTTGCAAATCCTCAGCTTTTTTGGTTGCTATTATTGCTACCATTGGCTGTGCTATGGTATTTTTTTAAACATAAAGAAGAAACTGCAGCACTAAAAATATCAAGTACACAAGGTTTTACAGATACCAGTATTTTATCTAAATTAAAACCTATACTTTTTGTTTTACGCTTGTTAGCTATGGCTGCAATAATTACCGCCTTAGCACGCCCACAAACTAAAGACGTTTCTACCAGAACAAAAACTACTAAGGGTATAGATATTGTTATGGCTATAGATGTATCTTCTAGTATGCTTGCCAGAGATTTAAAACCAGACAGGCTAACTGCCCTTAAAAAAGTTGCAGCAGATTTTATTAAAAAAAGACCTAATGACCGTATTGGCTTAGTTGCTTATGCTGCTGAAAGTTATACTAAAACACCTATTACTAGTGACAAGTCTATTGTACTATCATCATTACGCCAAATAACGCACGGGCAATTAGAAGATGGTACCGCAATTGGTATGGGTTTAGCAACGGCTGTTAACCGTTTAAAAGACAGCAAATCTAAAAGCAAAGTCATAATATTACTTACAGATGGCGTAAACAACTCTGGTTTTATTGAGCCAAAAACTGCAGCAGATTTAGCTGTAGAATATAAAATTAAAACATACACCATTGGTTTGGGTACAAATGGTAACGCATTAACTCCAATTGCTTTTAATCCAGACCGTACTTACAGGTATGGTATGAGGCAAGTAGAAATTGATGAAAAACTGCTGGAAGAAATTGCTACTGTAACAGGCGGACAATATTTTAGAGCTACAGACAATGAAAAGCTTTCCGCTATTTATAATGAAATTAATAAGCTAGAAAAAACAGATATTGAAGAAATTAAATATACCAATTTTGAAGAAAAGTTTAGACCATTAATACTGTTAGCTGGTATTTTACTTTTACTAGAATGGATAATGCGTAACACTTTATTTAGAAGTTTTATCTAA
- a CDS encoding vWA domain-containing protein, with the protein MIQIDEKTYFYLLFIIPVMVVIFVLLLIWKKRAQKKFADIHLLKRLTPTKSTFKSILKFCVFILGLTLLIVGLANPKIGTKLETVKREGVDIVFAVDVSKSMLAEDIAPSRLAKAKRIVSEIIAQLGSDRIGIIAYAGQAYPQLPITTDYGAAKMFLQGLNTNMLSSQGTAINQALDLASTYYDDDEQTNRVLFIISDGEDHSEGSTEGAVEKAVDQGIKIFTIGVGTEKGAPIPIKRNGVLQSLKKDLQGEVVITKLNKSVLEDIADEGNGQFIDGTNTNDAVTIIKEELNKMDKTEFEAKQFSEYKDQFQWFIGAGLLFLFIDIFLLDRKTKWLQKLNLFNEKEVE; encoded by the coding sequence ATGATACAAATAGACGAAAAAACATATTTCTATTTACTGTTCATCATTCCTGTAATGGTGGTCATCTTTGTGCTGCTTTTAATCTGGAAAAAAAGAGCGCAAAAGAAATTTGCAGATATACACTTACTAAAGCGCTTAACACCTACTAAATCTACCTTTAAATCAATTTTAAAATTCTGTGTATTTATTTTAGGATTAACACTTTTAATAGTTGGATTGGCAAACCCTAAAATTGGCACAAAACTTGAAACTGTAAAAAGAGAAGGTGTAGATATTGTTTTTGCTGTAGATGTATCTAAAAGTATGCTTGCAGAAGACATTGCTCCTAGCAGGTTAGCTAAAGCAAAGCGTATTGTTTCAGAAATTATTGCGCAACTTGGTAGTGACCGTATTGGTATTATTGCTTACGCAGGGCAAGCGTACCCACAATTACCAATTACTACAGATTATGGTGCGGCTAAAATGTTTTTACAAGGTTTAAACACCAATATGCTATCATCCCAAGGTACAGCTATTAACCAAGCGTTAGATTTGGCTTCTACGTATTATGATGATGATGAGCAAACAAACAGAGTGTTATTTATAATTTCTGACGGAGAAGACCACTCTGAAGGATCTACAGAAGGTGCAGTAGAAAAAGCAGTAGACCAAGGTATAAAAATATTTACCATTGGGGTTGGCACAGAAAAAGGAGCTCCAATACCTATAAAGCGTAATGGAGTTTTACAAAGTCTTAAAAAAGACTTACAAGGAGAAGTTGTAATTACAAAACTTAACAAAAGCGTTTTAGAAGATATTGCAGATGAAGGTAATGGCCAATTTATAGATGGTACAAATACTAATGATGCTGTAACTATTATTAAAGAAGAATTAAATAAAATGGATAAAACAGAGTTTGAAGCCAAACAATTTTCTGAGTACAAAGACCAGTTTCAATGGTTTATTGGTGCAGGATTGTTGTTTTTATTTATAGATATTTTTCTTTTAGACCGAAAAACAAAATGGCTTCAAAAACTTAATTTGTTTAACGAAAAAGAAGTAGAATAA
- a CDS encoding tetratricopeptide repeat protein: protein MKKLVYIVFLIGCFTYAQDDADVKEKEKALNTSKNLTWEANKELSENNFSQAEANYRKAISKSSENAVAPYNLGSAYYNKETYSEAFGRFKQAGELASSKADKHKAYHNMGNVFMKNKEYEKAVEAYKEALRNNPSDEETRYNFALAKELLKKQQDEQKKNDQNKDDKKDNKEDQKDKNEDKEKNEGDGDDKKDDQGKDKDKKDGEDKKDKGDEGDKENKDDKDGKGDDKKDQKKPNDKGDKKPQDQQQQPRPNQLSKQQVKNLLKAMENEEKKVQEKMDAQKVKGAKVKNEKDW, encoded by the coding sequence ATGAAAAAGCTAGTATACATTGTTTTTTTAATAGGATGCTTTACTTATGCACAAGATGATGCAGACGTTAAAGAAAAAGAAAAAGCATTAAACACCTCTAAAAATTTAACTTGGGAGGCTAATAAAGAACTATCTGAAAATAATTTTTCACAAGCAGAAGCAAATTACCGTAAAGCAATTTCTAAAAGTTCAGAAAATGCTGTTGCTCCATATAATTTAGGGAGTGCTTATTACAATAAAGAAACGTATAGTGAAGCTTTTGGCAGGTTTAAGCAAGCTGGTGAGTTAGCTAGCAGCAAAGCAGATAAACATAAGGCATACCACAATATGGGTAATGTTTTTATGAAAAACAAAGAGTATGAAAAAGCGGTAGAAGCATACAAAGAAGCTCTTAGAAATAACCCTTCTGATGAAGAAACTAGATACAATTTTGCCTTGGCTAAAGAGCTACTAAAAAAACAACAAGACGAGCAAAAGAAAAACGACCAAAACAAGGACGACAAAAAAGACAATAAGGAAGACCAAAAAGATAAAAACGAAGACAAAGAAAAGAACGAAGGGGACGGAGACGATAAAAAAGACGACCAAGGAAAAGATAAAGATAAAAAAGACGGCGAAGACAAAAAGGATAAAGGGGACGAAGGAGACAAAGAAAATAAAGATGATAAGGACGGCAAAGGTGACGATAAAAAAGACCAAAAAAAGCCAAATGATAAAGGAGATAAAAAGCCGCAAGACCAACAACAGCAACCAAGGCCTAATCAGCTCTCTAAGCAACAGGTAAAAAACCTATTAAAAGCTATGGAGAATGAGGAGAAAAAAGTTCAAGAAAAAATGGATGCCCAAAAAGTAAAAGGCGCTAAAGTAAAGAACGAAAAAGATTGGTAA